The DNA segment GGAGGCACGTTTACGATGGGAAGCCCTGAGGAGGAAGCGGATCGCAATGACGACGAAGGGCCTCAGCATCAAGTCAAAATAGATCCGTTCTGGATGGGCAAGTATGAAATCACTTGGGACCAATACGACGTCTGGACCGAGCAGATGGACCAATTGCGTCGCAAGATGATGGCGAAAAAGGCAGGCGAACGGGACCTACTGGTCGATGGGGTATCGCGGCCGACCGAACCATACACCGACATGAGCTTCGGCCGTGGGAAAGGGCGACACCCTGCGATTTGCATGACGCAACATTCAGCCAGGGTGTTTTGTAAGTGGCTGACCGCCAAAACCGGACGCTACTATCGGCTGCCGACCGAGGCGGAGTGGGAATACGCCTGTCGCGCAGGAACCAAAACCGCCTACTCCTTCGGCGATGACGTCAGCGACCTTGGGGAGTACGCCTGGTTTTTCGACAACACCGAGGACAAGTATGAAAAAGTAGGTCAGAAGAAGCCCAATCCATGGGGGCTGTACGACATGCATGGGAACGTTGCCGAGTGGGTATTAGATCAATACGTTCCCGACAACTATGCCGCTGCGGGTACCGGAGTGATCAGCAACCCGCTGCAAATTCCCACCGAACTGTACCCGCGCGTGGTTCGTGGTGGCAGCTGGGATGACGATGCCGAGATCTTGAGAAGTGCCGCACGCGTCTACTCCGACCCGGACTGGAAGCAACAAGACCCTCAGCTTCCGCGAAGCATCTGGTATCACACCGATGCACTCGGAGTCGGGTTCCGCGTCGTCCGGCCATTTGAGGAACCAACCGAAGCCGAGAAAGAACAGAAATGGGAGAAGACCGCGCCCGAGCAACTCGATCCAGAAGAAGGCTGAGTTCGTAAACATCGTCATGGCGTGAATAAGCACAGCTGATGGTCGCCCCGTCTGTCGTAAATGATCAGTCTGCCGCGAGAACTTGATTACCGAAACGGTCTCATGCTACACGCCATCGTCAGGTCCGTTTATCCGCACGATTTCGCTTCGGTGGATGACTTCATCTCCTTTGTCCCTCCGGATGTTACAGTCCACTATGGATGGATCGTGCTTGTAATAGGCACCGACGAAACCGATCCAGAGTATTTTCAATGCCTTGTTTCGACTCCGCTTGCGCTGGAGGAAGCACTTTGTAGAAGCAAGGATTGCCTGGTCCATATCGTCGAACGTTATGAACCGGCGAATATTTTGAGCACCTTGATTGCTAGGGTGGAGAATTCAAAGGGAAATACCTGGATCGAAATTGTCGATCAATTGCGCACCTTCATGCGTTGGGAACGCGGATAGACAATTGCGACATCACACTTTGTCCGACGGATTCACTTGGTTCCTCTATTGGAAGTTCCCCCCGAACGACTTTTTCCGCTGAGGCGAAATCTGCAACGTGAACTAAATACGTGATGGTTCAGTCCTTCTCTTTCGTTTCTCTTAAACGTTTTTGAACGGATCTTTGGTCACCTAGCGGAAATGCTTTTTGCCTGCGTGCGAGAGAATCTGTAAATCTGTCGCCCGCCCGGCTGGATGCTTTTTTTCCTGAGCCTTTTTAAATTCTTGTACGGCCCTGAGTTTCGTAAGGTTGTGGAAACGGCTCCGTCGGCATGTTACCTGGCGGACAGGGGAAACTACCAAACCGTTTGTTGTGAGGGTCTGGCGAACAGTATTGCTTGAGTTGTTGAAATGCCTGCTAGAGCTTGTGATCAAAACGATTCAGGCTGATTCCCAGCACAGCGTTCTGCTGTGGACTCCGAAACATGCGAATGCCCCTGGCGCATGTCTGATTGGATACGTGCGCATTGGATGCCCAATAGGGGTATCATGCGATTGGGACGTGCGATAGATAAGTTGCGAGTAAGGTAGCAGGGATCCGAGATCCTAAGTTGCTGTGTAGCGGCTTGTTGATTTAATCATCAAGCGAGGGACAGGAAGAGCAGGGCGCTATCCCTCGTTGACGCAGCGGGTTGGGCGTTTGGTCTCTTTCCACTCCACTCCACTGCAATCCGCGAGGAAAGCGCCAACCTATCAATCGCACATCCCGATTCTCGCCAATCTTCGATCGAGACGCAGGGTTCAAATATGAAATTGATTGCAACCAGCTTGTTCCTGTTTGTTGTTTTGACGATTCCCGGGACCGCGGGCGAGTACAACATCACAGACTTCGGCGCGACAGCGGGAGACGAGAGCGATGATACGCAGGCTATGGAGAACGCTCTTGCCGCTTGCGGCGATGCGGGAGGCGGGACCGTGTTTGTTCCGGCGGGGACATTCCTTCTGTCGCGGCGCAATAATGAATCGCCCATTCTTGAAATTCCTCCCAATACAACGCTTCGAGGTGAGGGAGCCGCGTCGATTCTTAAGTTCGCAGCCGAAGTCAATGAGAGCAACTATTGGCGGATGATCGGTGCGCCGGTCGACGCTGGAACAACCAACGTCATGATTCGTGACCTGCACCTAGACGGTTCCAATACACACGCCGCCTACGTCAAGGGCGAGACACCCGAGCACAATGCTGGCCTGTGGTTCTACAACAAAGATCATGTGATCGAAAACGTGACCGTCGTTAATGTGTTTGCTGAAAACTTTTCCGGTGACTGCATGGCATTTTCGTATAACTGCCGAAGCATCACCGTGCGTGACTGTACGCTGCGGAATTTCATCCGCCAGGGAATTCAAATGGGAGGAGGTCCCGGGTCCCGCGATTATTTGGTGACTGGCTGCCGAGACCTGGAACACTCGGTAAAACCGGGCGGTTCCACTATCCACGTCGAACACGCTCGAGGATTGAAAAACGTAATCATCGAAAATAACCAGTGCCGCAAATCGATCCTCGCGGGTGGAGTCGATGGCATGATCATTCGAGGCAATACGGTCGAGGGACGGATCGTCGGTAACGGCAACTCCAATCTGTTGATCAGTGACAACATCGTTTCCGCAGGAGAGCAATCCGGATCGGTCGTTCAGTTTGGCTATACCAAAGGCCTAACCGTTCGTGGGAATACGATACTGGGAACGGAGAACAATCCGACGGGACTTTATGTTTGGGGAAATTCGCGTTACAACGACCAGCCCGGCGAAGACGTCCTCATCAGCGGCAACCAAATCAGCGCCGCCGACCATGCAATTTCGCTCAACGGAGCCGAAAACGTCCGGATCCGTGGCAACTTGTTGAAAGCCTCACAACCGTTGCTTCAGCGGCGCGCCGAAAACGTGATTTCCGACGTGGTTCCTCCAACACCAGATACCCAGTAAGGTCCGCGTGATTGACAACCGCGCAGTGGTGCCACCAACGACTCACTGCTTGTGAATCGGCGGCGATTTCATGTGTCGTATTCGGCCCGCCAATGTCGCAGATCTTTGCGAATGTTTGTGGTTGGGATTTCCGGTTGGGATTGCCGGCAACAAATTGACAATCGACTGGTTGCGTCGAATTTTGGAACCAGGCGTAGAACAGCGGTGATCGCCAGTGTAAGCCGCAGGATGGAAGAG comes from the Roseimaritima multifibrata genome and includes:
- a CDS encoding Imm8 family immunity protein, whose amino-acid sequence is MDDFISFVPPDVTVHYGWIVLVIGTDETDPEYFQCLVSTPLALEEALCRSKDCLVHIVERYEPANILSTLIARVENSKGNTWIEIVDQLRTFMRWERG
- a CDS encoding right-handed parallel beta-helix repeat-containing protein, translated to MKLIATSLFLFVVLTIPGTAGEYNITDFGATAGDESDDTQAMENALAACGDAGGGTVFVPAGTFLLSRRNNESPILEIPPNTTLRGEGAASILKFAAEVNESNYWRMIGAPVDAGTTNVMIRDLHLDGSNTHAAYVKGETPEHNAGLWFYNKDHVIENVTVVNVFAENFSGDCMAFSYNCRSITVRDCTLRNFIRQGIQMGGGPGSRDYLVTGCRDLEHSVKPGGSTIHVEHARGLKNVIIENNQCRKSILAGGVDGMIIRGNTVEGRIVGNGNSNLLISDNIVSAGEQSGSVVQFGYTKGLTVRGNTILGTENNPTGLYVWGNSRYNDQPGEDVLISGNQISAADHAISLNGAENVRIRGNLLKASQPLLQRRAENVISDVVPPTPDTQ
- a CDS encoding formylglycine-generating enzyme family protein, which encodes MRFITSLNARSCSTLSMAACLIAVMLTSANPATLSAEDAAAKLAPVPNPDAEADSPEKMKPYTELLEHTEESIELVPIPGGTFTMGSPEEEADRNDDEGPQHQVKIDPFWMGKYEITWDQYDVWTEQMDQLRRKMMAKKAGERDLLVDGVSRPTEPYTDMSFGRGKGRHPAICMTQHSARVFCKWLTAKTGRYYRLPTEAEWEYACRAGTKTAYSFGDDVSDLGEYAWFFDNTEDKYEKVGQKKPNPWGLYDMHGNVAEWVLDQYVPDNYAAAGTGVISNPLQIPTELYPRVVRGGSWDDDAEILRSAARVYSDPDWKQQDPQLPRSIWYHTDALGVGFRVVRPFEEPTEAEKEQKWEKTAPEQLDPEEG